A window from Prochlorococcus marinus CUG1435 encodes these proteins:
- a CDS encoding MBL fold metallo-hydrolase, with protein sequence MTFEATYLGSNGWLIKFKKTNLIIDPWLKGDLIFPPGEWFFKGSLDEEISMDKNIDIILLTQGLPDHCHVPTLEMFRKDIPIICPKSAVETLKKICFSSIKVLKPTEKTNLFNLSFEATAGAPVPQIENGYIVKDDQDNGFYIEPHGYLDENLSKQNLDAVITPTKNLELPLVGSFVKGADVIPKLINKFNPKYILSSTIGGDAKYSGFLNNFISVQDYEEELDCNLVDLKSMQSIMI encoded by the coding sequence TAGGTTCAAACGGTTGGCTTATAAAATTTAAAAAAACCAATTTAATTATTGATCCTTGGCTCAAGGGAGATTTAATATTTCCTCCAGGTGAGTGGTTTTTTAAAGGATCATTAGATGAAGAAATTTCAATGGATAAAAATATAGATATTATTTTGTTAACCCAAGGATTACCTGACCACTGTCATGTTCCAACATTAGAAATGTTCAGAAAGGATATTCCTATAATTTGCCCTAAAAGTGCTGTTGAAACATTAAAAAAAATATGTTTTAGTTCAATTAAAGTGCTTAAGCCAACTGAAAAGACAAATCTTTTTAATTTAAGTTTTGAAGCAACTGCTGGGGCTCCAGTGCCACAAATAGAAAACGGATATATTGTTAAAGACGATCAAGATAATGGGTTTTATATAGAACCCCATGGATATCTTGATGAAAATTTAAGTAAGCAAAATCTTGATGCAGTCATTACTCCTACAAAAAATTTAGAATTACCCCTAGTTGGTTCTTTTGTAAAAGGTGCTGATGTAATCCCTAAATTAATTAACAAATTCAATCCAAAATATATACTCTCAAGCACCATAGGCGGAGATGCAAAATATTCAGGTTTTTTAAATAATTTTATTTCAGTTCAGGATTATGAAGAGGAATTAGATTGTAATCTTGTAGATCTAAAGAGTATGCAATCTATTATGATTTAA